Proteins co-encoded in one Afipia sp. P52-10 genomic window:
- a CDS encoding TetR/AcrR family transcriptional regulator, whose protein sequence is MTNVMLREDGPERDGESERVVQILTEAARIFARKGYEGASMRDIAEACGISKSLLYHHFNSKEEIYSRVAVGATKELFLFVVEQIPPEAAPSAKIRAFMVLTAEYFRRHRWAWIASTTAFWNDPERRSRKERMTRRDRYEKYLRELIQEAIDAGEIRDIDVAMAGRLILSSLNWMHRWYNPTKPMKPEQIADQFFDMVFNGLRVDAAPDRTRS, encoded by the coding sequence ATGACGAATGTGATGCTGAGAGAGGACGGACCGGAGAGGGATGGCGAGTCCGAGCGCGTTGTCCAGATCTTGACCGAGGCGGCGCGGATTTTTGCCCGCAAGGGTTACGAAGGTGCCTCGATGCGGGACATCGCCGAGGCTTGCGGCATCTCTAAGTCGCTGCTGTATCACCACTTCAACAGCAAGGAAGAAATCTATTCGCGGGTTGCGGTCGGCGCGACGAAGGAACTGTTTCTGTTCGTGGTCGAACAGATCCCTCCTGAGGCTGCGCCGTCGGCGAAGATCCGCGCGTTCATGGTTTTGACCGCCGAATATTTCCGCCGCCATCGCTGGGCGTGGATCGCATCCACCACCGCGTTCTGGAATGATCCCGAGCGGCGCAGCCGCAAGGAGCGTATGACTCGACGCGATCGTTATGAAAAGTATCTGCGCGAGCTTATCCAAGAGGCGATCGATGCCGGAGAAATTCGCGACATCGATGTGGCGATGGCTGGGCGCCTGATCCTGTCGTCTTTGAACTGGATGCATCGCTGGTACAATCCGACCAAGCCGATGAAGCCCGAGCAGATCGCCGACCAGTTTTTCGACATGGTGTTTAACGGCTTGCGTGTCGATGCGGCGCCCGATCGCACGCGGTCTTGA
- a CDS encoding response regulator transcription factor, whose amino-acid sequence MDSDHQLVIVEDDASFARALGKSFERRGYEVRLCQRVDDLDNLLEAFAPNYAVVDLKLVNGSGLECVKLLHEHDPEMKIVVLTGFASIATAVEAIKLGACHYLAKPSNTDDIEAAFRRAEGDASVELTARPTSIKNLEWEHIHEVLVETEFNISEAARRLGMHRRTLARKLAKVRMK is encoded by the coding sequence ATCGATTCCGATCATCAGCTCGTCATCGTCGAGGACGATGCTTCGTTCGCTCGCGCGCTCGGAAAATCGTTCGAACGGCGCGGATATGAAGTGCGCCTGTGCCAGCGTGTGGACGATCTGGACAATCTGCTCGAGGCGTTCGCTCCCAATTATGCGGTGGTGGATCTGAAGCTCGTCAATGGTTCTGGGCTTGAATGCGTCAAGCTGTTGCACGAGCATGATCCCGAAATGAAAATCGTGGTGCTCACCGGGTTTGCCAGCATTGCGACCGCAGTGGAGGCGATCAAGCTCGGCGCTTGCCATTATCTGGCCAAACCGTCCAACACCGATGACATTGAGGCGGCGTTCCGCCGCGCCGAGGGCGACGCTTCGGTTGAGCTGACCGCACGGCCGACCTCGATCAAGAACCTCGAATGGGAGCACATCCACGAGGTCCTGGTCGAGACCGAGTTCAATATCTCGGAAGCCGCTCGTCGGCTCGGCATGCACCGGAGGACGCTTGCACGCAAGCTTGCCAAGGTTCGTATGAAGTAG
- a CDS encoding ATP-binding protein: MVSIDHVTDKKNLLLLVQLRWLAVIGQVVTILVVQYGLGIALPLFELAAVIGCLIALNLFSLFRHYRSDVVSNTELFVALLIDVAALTVQLYLTGGAANPFVSLYLLQVTLGAVLLDAWSTWALVVITSGCYVGLSALSRDIFREHSADFDRLHLQGTFVCFLLSAVLLVSFISRINRNIRARDAHLARLRQQSVEEDHIVRMGLLASGAAHELGTPLATLSVILNDWQHMPSLNQSPETVQEIEEMQLQVERCKTIVSGILMSSGEARGEGTLRTTVNTFFDGLAAEWRVTRSPARFDYVNAFGADEAIVSDTALKQVIFNLFDNALDASPGLVKANVVRADGNLVLTVGDRGPGFSKEMLAAFGKPYQSSKGRHGAGLGLFLVVNVVRKLGGTVAADNPPEGGARVTLTLPLASLSPRSEHGH, translated from the coding sequence ATGGTTTCCATTGATCATGTCACCGACAAGAAGAACCTGCTTCTTCTTGTCCAGCTTCGCTGGCTGGCGGTGATCGGTCAGGTGGTGACGATTCTCGTTGTGCAGTACGGACTCGGCATTGCGCTGCCGCTGTTCGAGCTTGCGGCTGTGATCGGCTGCTTGATCGCGCTCAATCTCTTCAGTTTGTTCAGACATTACCGCAGTGACGTGGTCAGCAACACCGAGCTATTCGTTGCGTTGCTGATCGATGTCGCCGCGCTGACGGTCCAGCTCTATCTCACCGGCGGAGCGGCCAATCCGTTCGTCTCCCTCTATCTGCTGCAGGTCACGCTGGGCGCTGTGTTGCTCGATGCCTGGTCGACTTGGGCGCTCGTTGTCATTACCAGTGGCTGCTATGTCGGTCTCAGCGCATTGTCTCGCGACATTTTCCGCGAGCACAGCGCGGATTTCGACCGGCTGCATCTGCAAGGTACCTTCGTCTGCTTTCTGCTGTCGGCTGTGCTGCTTGTCTCGTTCATCAGCCGGATCAACCGCAACATTCGCGCCCGCGACGCGCATCTGGCGCGGCTGCGGCAGCAGTCGGTCGAGGAGGATCATATCGTTCGTATGGGATTGCTCGCGTCGGGCGCCGCGCATGAGCTTGGCACGCCGCTGGCCACGCTGTCGGTGATCTTGAACGACTGGCAGCACATGCCGTCTCTCAACCAGAGTCCCGAAACCGTCCAGGAGATCGAGGAGATGCAGCTGCAGGTGGAGCGATGTAAAACCATCGTCTCCGGCATCTTGATGTCGTCCGGCGAGGCCCGCGGGGAGGGAACCCTACGCACCACGGTCAATACCTTTTTCGATGGTCTTGCTGCCGAGTGGCGGGTCACGCGCTCTCCGGCCCGGTTCGATTACGTGAATGCGTTCGGCGCGGACGAAGCGATCGTCTCCGACACGGCGCTCAAGCAGGTGATTTTCAACCTGTTCGACAATGCGCTCGATGCCTCGCCGGGGTTGGTGAAAGCCAATGTCGTCCGGGCCGACGGTAATCTCGTGCTGACCGTCGGCGATCGTGGTCCTGGTTTCAGTAAGGAGATGCTGGCAGCGTTCGGCAAGCCCTATCAGTCCAGCAAGGGACGGCACGGGGCTGGCCTTGGCCTCTTCCTCGTCGTCAATGTTGTGCGTAAGCTTGGCGGAACGGTTGCGGCGGACAATCCTCCGGAAGGTGGTGCGAGGGTCACGTTGACGCTGCCGCTTGCCTCTTTGTCGCCCCGGAGCGAGCATGGACACTGA
- the cyoD gene encoding cytochrome o ubiquinol oxidase subunit IV, with amino-acid sequence MNTDAHANHDHNDHGDDHAHGSLRSYMIGFWLSVVLTAIPFYLVMSGAIDNKQVTSFVIIVFAALQIIVHMVCFLHMDAKSESGWTLMALVFTVIIVGITLAGSLWVMYHLNVNMMPGHDMSRMP; translated from the coding sequence ATGAACACCGACGCACATGCCAATCATGACCACAATGATCATGGCGACGATCACGCGCATGGATCGCTGCGTAGCTATATGATCGGTTTCTGGCTGTCGGTTGTTCTAACAGCCATACCGTTCTACCTAGTGATGAGCGGAGCCATCGATAACAAGCAGGTCACGTCGTTTGTCATCATCGTATTCGCAGCGCTCCAAATCATCGTGCATATGGTGTGCTTCCTGCATATGGACGCGAAATCGGAAAGCGGTTGGACGCTGATGGCGCTGGTGTTCACGGTCATCATCGTTGGTATCACGCTCGCCGGCTCGCTGTGGGTGATGTATCACCTGAACGTCAATATGATGCCGGGCCACGACATGAGTCGCATGCCATGA
- a CDS encoding SURF1 family protein has protein sequence MASRLRNLAQERADEVERRVPASPVRLAVLGIVAGVTVALLTALGIWQVQRLGWKRDLIARVDQRVHAAPVPAPGPAAWPHINAAADAYRRVLVRGQFLSGCDTLVRAVTELGGGFWVLAPFRAADGFTVLVNRGFVSSAEARGEGCAIARPSGDVTLTGLLRITEPGGGFLRHNDPAAGRWYSRDVAAIANARGLIEVAPYFIDLDASANRVAKPVGGLTVIAFPNNHLVYALTWFGLAIMAAGWSLHALRLDLAQRRARRRPEDCDT, from the coding sequence ATGGCCTCCAGGCTTCGCAACCTTGCGCAGGAACGAGCGGACGAAGTGGAACGGCGTGTTCCGGCGTCGCCGGTCAGACTTGCCGTGCTGGGTATCGTCGCCGGCGTGACTGTTGCGCTACTCACTGCGCTCGGCATCTGGCAAGTGCAGCGGCTCGGCTGGAAGCGTGATCTGATCGCGCGGGTGGATCAGCGCGTGCATGCCGCGCCTGTACCCGCCCCTGGGCCGGCAGCCTGGCCGCACATCAACGCCGCCGCCGACGCTTACCGACGTGTCCTTGTTCGAGGGCAATTTCTTTCTGGGTGCGATACATTGGTGCGGGCGGTCACGGAGCTGGGCGGCGGCTTCTGGGTGCTGGCACCATTCCGCGCGGCCGATGGTTTTACGGTGCTCGTCAATCGGGGGTTCGTGTCTTCAGCTGAGGCGAGGGGGGAGGGCTGTGCGATCGCGCGCCCTTCTGGTGACGTCACGTTGACCGGGCTGCTACGGATCACCGAGCCCGGTGGTGGATTTCTTCGGCATAACGATCCCGCGGCGGGACGTTGGTATTCCCGCGACGTGGCGGCGATTGCCAACGCGCGTGGTCTCATTGAGGTCGCGCCATATTTCATCGACCTTGATGCATCCGCAAATCGGGTTGCCAAGCCGGTCGGGGGGCTGACTGTGATCGCGTTTCCAAACAACCACCTGGTCTATGCCCTGACGTGGTTCGGGCTCGCGATCATGGCCGCGGGTTGGTCGCTCCATGCCTTGCGGCTGGATCTGGCGCAACGTAGAGCGCGCCGGCGCCCGGAGGACTGCGATACGTGA
- a CDS encoding LysR family transcriptional regulator: protein MSHLQAMELLVTTVREGSFSAAGRRAGLSPASVSRHIGELEAMLGVQLLNRTTRHLSLTEAGKVYVQRAEQILHSIEDAAAAALALQKAPRGTLRVHSRMLFGMTVLTPLLPSFQKQYPELKIELSLSERRVQLREHDFDIDLQIAAPSDPSLMQRRLLASERILVAAPDYVARAPAVRAPADLLQHNCLTYWLGAEAVVWKFLHKGKLTEMVVPSSFSSNNGHVLIQLAIMGHGIALLDDYTVASELARGRLVRLLPSYRVTNSTFDEGIYATYLQTNYLPEKIRVFLDFLAENVPGQIKRRSMRASSSAA from the coding sequence ATGAGCCATCTGCAGGCCATGGAATTGCTGGTGACGACGGTGCGGGAGGGCAGCTTCTCCGCGGCGGGTCGCCGCGCGGGTCTGTCTCCGGCCTCGGTCTCGCGGCATATCGGCGAACTCGAGGCGATGTTGGGCGTTCAACTTCTCAATCGCACGACCCGGCATCTGTCGTTGACCGAGGCTGGCAAGGTTTATGTTCAGCGGGCCGAACAGATCCTGCACAGCATCGAGGATGCAGCTGCGGCTGCGCTTGCGTTGCAGAAAGCGCCGCGCGGCACGTTGCGAGTGCACTCGCGAATGCTGTTCGGGATGACGGTGCTGACGCCGCTGCTGCCGTCGTTCCAAAAGCAGTATCCCGAATTGAAGATCGAGCTGTCTTTGTCCGAACGTCGCGTCCAATTGCGCGAGCACGACTTCGATATCGATCTGCAGATCGCAGCGCCCAGCGATCCCAGTCTGATGCAGCGGCGGTTGCTGGCAAGCGAGCGGATCCTGGTGGCGGCGCCTGATTATGTCGCCCGCGCGCCGGCGGTGCGTGCTCCCGCGGATCTCCTCCAGCACAATTGTCTGACCTATTGGCTCGGAGCAGAGGCCGTGGTCTGGAAGTTCCTGCACAAAGGGAAGCTGACGGAAATGGTGGTGCCGTCGTCGTTCAGCAGCAACAACGGCCATGTTCTGATTCAGCTTGCGATCATGGGGCATGGCATTGCGCTATTGGATGACTATACCGTCGCCAGTGAATTGGCACGGGGCCGGCTTGTGCGGCTGTTGCCTAGCTATCGCGTCACCAACTCCACCTTCGACGAAGGCATCTATGCAACTTACCTGCAGACCAATTATCTGCCCGAGAAGATCCGCGTGTTCCTCGACTTTTTGGCCGAGAACGTGCCGGGGCAGATCAAGAGGCGGTCGATGCGCGCGAGCAGCAGCGCGGCCTGA
- the cyoC gene encoding cytochrome o ubiquinol oxidase subunit III has product MSVLAETRDLRAPVFHLAEEPHHAEGSSTMLGFWLYLMSDCLIFAVLFATYGVLGGNYAAGPSPKDLFDVKLVALNTTMLLLSSITYGFAMLTMVKGRTGATQGWLFVTALFGLAFVGIELYEFAHMIHEGATPQRSAFLSSFYALVGTHGLHVSFGLVWLFTLMVQVGRHGLIPANRRRLMCLSMFWHFLDVVWIGVFSFVYLLGMLR; this is encoded by the coding sequence ATGAGCGTTCTTGCTGAAACCCGAGACCTCAGGGCGCCGGTGTTCCACCTGGCCGAGGAGCCGCATCACGCCGAAGGCAGCAGCACGATGCTGGGCTTCTGGCTCTATCTGATGAGTGATTGTCTCATCTTTGCGGTGCTGTTCGCGACGTATGGTGTGCTTGGTGGCAACTACGCTGCCGGGCCTTCACCGAAGGATCTGTTCGATGTGAAGCTCGTTGCGCTGAACACGACGATGCTGCTGCTGTCTTCGATCACGTACGGCTTCGCGATGCTGACGATGGTCAAGGGGCGCACCGGTGCGACCCAGGGCTGGCTGTTCGTGACGGCGCTGTTCGGTCTCGCCTTCGTCGGCATCGAACTCTATGAATTCGCGCATATGATCCATGAGGGAGCCACGCCACAGCGCAGCGCGTTCCTGTCGTCATTCTATGCGCTAGTCGGCACGCACGGGCTGCACGTCAGTTTTGGCCTTGTCTGGTTGTTTACGCTGATGGTGCAGGTCGGGCGCCACGGCCTCATCCCCGCCAACAGACGCCGGCTGATGTGCCTAAGCATGTTCTGGCACTTTCTCGACGTGGTTTGGATCGGCGTGTTTTCTTTCGTCTATCTTCTGGGAATGCTGCGATGA
- a CDS encoding LLM class flavin-dependent oxidoreductase, with protein MEFGVFILAQQRGYHQSSQQVIGNAVEQTVAAEAAGFDAAWYAEHHFNNYSLCPSPLMMVAHCAGLTKTIRLGSAVCVLPLYHPSRLLAEIGFADTVSNGRLDLGIGSGYQEFEFERFGVELKNSHALFAEFYDVLHAGLRDRIFSYDGKHLKIPPTAISVRTVQTPMPPVWVTSGHAETLGRAVRDNHNLFVTALLNGLDAIKSLRGKLVTIADKEGRSIDDVRFGFLRCGYASDNESEIMSYLDNARFQRRLSESLKFRRAQSDDGYLIKEEAGPNDMSLETMRANLPVGSVNQVIDRLLEEISILKPSHIALQTQLGDFDQVTMLRQIELWGTRIIPAVRKALGEKARAA; from the coding sequence ATGGAATTCGGTGTTTTCATTCTGGCGCAACAGCGCGGCTATCATCAGTCGTCGCAGCAGGTGATCGGCAACGCAGTGGAGCAGACCGTCGCCGCGGAGGCAGCGGGCTTCGACGCGGCCTGGTACGCCGAGCATCACTTCAACAACTACAGTCTATGTCCGTCGCCGCTGATGATGGTGGCGCACTGCGCCGGTCTCACCAAGACCATTCGCCTCGGCTCGGCGGTCTGCGTCCTGCCGCTCTACCATCCCTCGCGTCTGCTGGCAGAAATCGGTTTCGCCGACACCGTCTCAAATGGCCGGCTCGACCTCGGCATCGGCTCCGGCTATCAGGAATTCGAGTTCGAGCGCTTCGGCGTCGAACTGAAGAACTCGCACGCACTGTTCGCCGAGTTCTATGACGTGCTGCATGCCGGTTTGCGCGACCGCATCTTCTCCTATGACGGCAAACACCTGAAGATTCCGCCGACCGCGATCAGCGTTCGCACCGTGCAGACGCCGATGCCGCCGGTCTGGGTCACGTCAGGCCACGCTGAAACCCTCGGCCGCGCCGTACGCGACAACCACAACCTGTTCGTCACCGCGCTGCTGAACGGCCTCGACGCAATCAAGTCGCTGCGCGGCAAGCTGGTGACCATCGCCGACAAGGAAGGCCGCTCAATCGACGACGTGCGTTTCGGTTTCCTGCGCTGCGGCTATGCCAGCGACAACGAGAGCGAGATCATGTCGTATCTCGACAATGCGCGCTTCCAGCGCCGCCTGTCGGAAAGCCTGAAATTCCGCCGCGCTCAGAGCGACGACGGCTACCTCATCAAGGAAGAAGCCGGCCCGAACGACATGTCGCTCGAGACGATGCGCGCAAACCTACCGGTCGGCAGCGTCAATCAGGTGATCGACCGCCTGCTGGAGGAGATCAGCATCCTGAAGCCGTCGCATATCGCGCTGCAGACTCAACTCGGCGATTTCGATCAGGTCACCATGCTGCGTCAGATCGAACTGTGGGGCACGCGGATCATTCCAGCCGTCCGCAAGGCGCTCGGCGAGAAGGCGCGAGCGGCCTAA